ttttttaatttgattgtcaaacagtttccattttagtaactagatggcgtatgggtagacaactatcagTAATACCAggcaataccatcaataatttcTACAAaagtgggcaaaagaatgtaaaacttgatacatttcaatttgaaaaagacacgatgatattccaatgaataggctaataaagttattataacgatgtttaaagttattataacgatgtttaaagttattataacgatgttttagttaaatctcacggaagaaatagccctatttatcgatattcacaccaaatgtcacaggaattataaatgtttgttttgacaacatcttacctgcacttttgcacgataacggatatttaatggccaatattttaccaataatgaacatcgaaaacccaaataacacaatttgggaaaaaataataaaaaccacaccaacaataaaaagtagaagaagtttcaaagtaacatggccgccaaaactctttcagttgtcagtttgacaactttttattatgtcagggtgttcctaaactattaccagtatactggcctaatcgcttaggttcaagcttaggtttaagatattttgatttatgtcacacttgacagtacactgatatttttttgaaacacaacccatatgtaggcagtgatgccaacctgcagataatttcagatcggtgaggaaccaatagaaaatctagaagtgtttatccttacgccatctagataagattgttaaaaataaaattaaaaaatataaatgaaaatccctcaatCCCTCATTGAAATCGATTGGGGACTTGCTCTTTTTGGCGGGAAGAGGAAGGCGCCttttttgaacaaaaatttgttaaaatttttatttgctagttttcttacataaaataaaaggaaaaacaaacaaaatgcaAGGTGAAAGCGATGGAGATGATGCAAGTAGTTACAAATCGTCTTCatcaaagaaaagaaaaattttcGACAGCCCAGGCGATAAGTATAAACCATTTCAAAAGCCTTCTTACACAAGAAAATATCCCGATACTACCTCCAATGGAGAATTCATAGTCTTCGTAGAGCATTGCAATAAAGACACCAAAATAGGGAATATGAACCCCctaaatttatcaaaaaatttcaaaaatgctAAAGGGGTCCATGAAAGATCTAGAATAAGCGcccgcaaaataaaaataatattcaaacaaGCGGCACTAGCAAATGATTTCCTCAATGCCCAATTTATACAAGAGAATAACTTAAGAGCTTATATCCCAGCTGCCTCTGTGGAAAGGGTTGGGGTAGTCAGGTACATTCCTAAAGAAATTAGCAATAGGGagttatttgaaaaaataagtaGTGATCTTGATATTATTGGTGTACGTAggtttatgaaaaaagaaaataatacatttgttCCGTTAAATACTATTACTGTTACTTTTTCTGGCACTGTATTACCACAATGCATTTTCTTAGATGGATGGAGATATAAGGTTCATAATTATATACCTCCAgttttacaatgttttaaatGCTTACTTTTCAATCACtctgcaaaatattgttttaatgaacAAGCATGTTCTAAATGTGCAGAGAATCATTCTTATAAAGAATGCACATCagaagttttaaaatgtaaaaactgtGGAGGTAATCACCTAGCTATTTCTAAGGAGTGCCCAATTAAGGCttctaaaattaagaaaaacataTCTTTGAGAGTTAATAATTCTACTTATGCAGacataacaaataatttaacatcTTTCCCACCTCTTACAAAAGCTAATcctcaaaatgttaaaattgttcCAGAAAAGATATCAGCCCAggacattattaataatcaaaaaattttaGAAGCCATAATAAGCACTATTGTAAGTATAGGAAATTCTAATGAGATTAAGACTACAACACATATTAAAGAAACattcattaaaaactttaataagtaaTGGATAGTATTAATATTGTACAGCATAACATCcagagtttaaataataaaaaacctttACTTCAATCACTCTTAATAGATAAAGAAATAGATATAGCTTTATTAAATGAAACATGGCTTAAAACTTCAAGTCCTCGGGTTCATTTCCCTGggtataatttcatttataaaaatgctACAAATGAACACGGAGGAGTGGcaataattattaggaattCTATAAAGTATGTGCAGCATCCGACTCCAAATTATCAAGATATACAGACTATTGCCATAACCATAGAAACAGGTATAGGTTCCATTACAATCCTTTGCATTTACAGTCCAcctagaaacaaaattaataaaacaaaattaaaaagaataattaataatcttccTAAACCTATTATCATATCGGGTGATTGTAACGCCCATCACATAGCTTTtggttgtacaataaataatacaagagGACGAGACTTGTATGAAGTTatagatgaatataatttatgtattttaaatacaggTTGTGCTACTACAGTAGGCAGACCAAACAATAACACTTCTGCAATTGATGTTACACTAGTgagtccagagttggctccctaTTGTGAATGGCATGTCGGTGACGATCCGTTGGGAAGTTATCACTTTCCAACTTTTACAAAACTTAATACTTCT
This genomic window from Aricia agestis chromosome 2, ilAriAges1.1, whole genome shotgun sequence contains:
- the LOC121735962 gene encoding uncharacterized protein LOC121735962, translating into MQGESDGDDASSYKSSSSKKRKIFDSPGDKYKPFQKPSYTRKYPDTTSNGEFIVFVEHCNKDTKIGNMNPLNLSKNFKNAKGVHERSRISARKIKIIFKQAALANDFLNAQFIQENNLRAYIPAASVERVGVVRYIPKEISNRELFEKISSDLDIIGVRRFMKKENNTFVPLNTITVTFSGTVLPQCIFLDGWRYKVHNYIPPVLQCFKCLLFNHSAKYCFNEQACSKCAENHSYKECTSEVLKCKNCGGNHLAISKECPIKASKIKKNISLRVNNSTYADITNNLTSFPPLTKANPQNVKIVPEKISAQDIINNQKILEAIISTIVSIGNSNEIKTTTHIKETFIKNFNK